Proteins encoded by one window of Anguilla rostrata isolate EN2019 chromosome 9, ASM1855537v3, whole genome shotgun sequence:
- the LOC135262900 gene encoding charged multivesicular body protein 1b-like, whose product MSNLDKHLFNLKFAAKELQRSSQKCDKEEKAEKAKVKKAVQKGNVEVARIHAENAIRQKNQSINFLRMSARVDAVGARVQTAVTMNKVTKSMAGVVKGMDAALKSMNLEKISALMDKFEHQFETLDVQTAQMEDSMSSTTTLTTPQNQVDTLMHEMADEAGLDLNLELPHGQMGSVGTSVASAEQDELSHRLAKLRDQM is encoded by the exons ATGTCAAATTTGGACA AGCATCTCTTCAACCTCAAGTTTGCTGCCAAAGAGTTGCAACGAAGTTCACAGAAATGTGACAAAGAGGAAAAGGCGGAGAAGGCCAAAGTGAAGAAG GCCGTTCAAAAAGGAAATGTGGAAGTCGCGCGGATACACGCCGAAAACGCCATCCGGCAAAAAAACCAGTCCATCAACTTCCTGAGGATGAGCGCACGGGTGGACGCGGTGGGGGCCAGGGTACAGACTGCTGTCACCATGAACAAG GTCACAAAGTCGATGGCTGGAGTGGTGAAGGGCATGGATGCGGCCTTGAAGAGTATGAACCTGGAGAAG ATCTCAGCGCTGATGGACAAATTCGAGCACCAGTTTGAGACTCTGGATGTGCAGACCGCACAAATGGAGGACTCGATGAGCAGCACAACTACACTCACCACCCCACAG aaccAAGTGGACACGCTGATGCACGAGATGGCAGACGAAGCTGG GCTGGACCTGAACTTGGAGCTGCCTCACGGCCAGATGGGATCGGTGGGGACCAGCGTGGCGTCTGCAGAGCAG GATGAGCTGTCCCACAGACTGGCCAAGCTGCGGGACCAGATGTGA